CTCATCACATCGCAGTTGCAGGTCTGCTGTCTGCACGAGTTCTCACTGTACGGCACGCGCTCCACTCCGCACGAGACGCCATGCTGCTCCGATGGCGACGCGCTGGCGAGCCGTGAGCACCGCCCGCACCTTATCCGATACTAGTACTCCCCACCGCGGCGCGGCCCGCACAGGCACATGCACAGCACGGCGCGCGCGCGGCGCAGGGTATATATCGCCGCCGATGCTCCCGAGGAGGGCCATCATAGCGCCCACGCTCGCCGCCGCACTCGCGCTGGCTGCCATGTGGCGTCCGGGCCGCCTCCTCGCGGGCTCCGTCGATGACCTCGCGCACGTGCCCGTCTCGGGGAGGGAGCGGGGCGGGTACTTGACTATGCAGCAGGGGACCCGCTCCAAGTACAACAAGCCCAGATTGCCCAGTCTCACTCCCACTCCCAGCAGCCGTGACGCCACCACAGCAGCCGCGGGCGCTGCGTTTCCGGGGAGAGAAATGGCCGCCagcgccgccgacgccgacgccggcgcGGGGCTCAGGTCGGAGTTCCTCCAGGTCCTGCTCAGCCGCCGCCGCGATCTCCATGGTCAGACTCTCTCCCGCCCAACTCGCGCGCGCGCTCTGCTGCGGATGGAATTTGAATGTTCAGAGTCAAACTACTCCACTTTGGTAGTGCTTTAAGCAGTTCGGTTAAAATCGCTGATCTGGGCAGGATCTTACTAGCGATTAAAGTGTTTCTTGGAAGCAATTAGCGAGTAAAGTGTGACCTTTTGAGATGCAGCAAGCATAAGCTTAACAGTCAATTAATCACAGTTCATGCTACAAACTGAATTCTTCAAACGATATGCCATATCTGAAAACTTGTGCCTTCAATTGGGTTGGTTTTCATCAGTGCCTCTCTCGGTGGAGCAAGGGAGCCCAGTGAAGAACCCGTTGTACCAAAAGCCTCTGTCGCCCAATGAGGTCAGGATTTGATTTCAACGAAGATCTTTTGTGAGACCGACATGTCAGGCGTTGATTGCCTGTTGTATCTCTGGGATATTTCAGGCAAATCCGATGAAGTCATGCCCCAGTAAGGAGGTGGAGaacttcaaggagaagctggtTGAAGAAAATTTCTACTTAATCACTGAGGTAAGCGGCCAGATTAGTCCAACAGTCCTAATTTCTTTGTGAGTGATTATTTTTTTTACACACGAGACAAAACCCATTTCCATTTATAAACGGAAATACAAGCGTCTGAAGTAGCAgaagaggaaaaaaaaaacagaccaAGACAAACCCTCCTGTGCTACTGCACTACTGAAGTTTTGTTTCAGAACCAGTCAGCATCCAGACTGAGAATTACTCCTTACCACATAAAACTCCTAACACCAAATCGATCTAAAAAGAAGACGACTTCAGAAACCAACTGGCCAAAAACAGCCGACATGCTATTATTACAATTGCAAGTAGATTATTAAACTTCAGTTTGCTTGCTTGAGATGAAACTTGTCACCTACAGCCTACAGGAGTCAATCACATCGAAGCAGCCTCAAGAGGCAGTAGAAGAGCAATAATAGTGCGCACATACTGCACATGGGGGTCACAAGGCACTTACTTACACACAAGTTCCAGTTCTCCCCATCCCTCTCTTGAATAGTTGGGCATACCTTGATATTTGGTATCTTTTTTGAGGTTCTCAGATCCAGACTCACATGCATTCCCGCACTAATCTGCAGAATGAACCATCACTattgttttttattttccttctctTTTCCTAACCAGAAATTGTTATTACTTTTTTCCAAACAGCTAGGTGAACAAGGACGAGTACCTGTACTTCTGCTGAAACTTAATGACCCTGTCCCTAAAAGAAAACCAGCTATTGTATTCTTGCACAGCTCTTACAAATGCAAAGAATGGCTGCGCCCACTGCTTGAGGTAAAATAACCTCTTTCAAACTCTGCTAAGAAGTGCATACCCCTATGCAACGTATTAACTTTATCTTTTAGTTGATCAGTTTGCTTTTTGCAGGCATATGCCTCCAGGGGTTACATTTGTGTTGCTATTGATTCTCGCTATCATGGTGAAAGGGCCAGCAAGGAAACCACTTatatagatgtaacctacttaTCATGGACCCATCTTACATCATATTGTGCCCACTAAATTTGACAGTGATATCCATTGATTTCACTCGGCTTGACCCTGCTACTTTTACTTTTAAAATCAGGCACTGAAATCGGCTTGGCGGAATGGGGATACGATGCCTTTTATTTTTGACACGGTACTATATTTAAAGCAGCTCTTAAAGCTAATCTCTAGGCCATGTCTGGGCCCTTAAGTCAACATGGCTGTATCATGCCTTATGAACTTGTTAGTTTGATTCTGGAATTTTGTAATTCTGGAATTGTTCTTTTGTCCTGGTTCTCGTAACATAACTGTATCGTGCCTTACAAACACATATATCATACTTTTTAAAATGTGATAGTTCTTTTTATTTGATATAGAATTTATGACGACAAGGAATCTTAACCAAATTTGGACATCTGCAGGTGTGGGACTTGATAAAGCTTGGAGACCACCTTAGTGAGAGGGAGGACATCGATCCCTGTAGGATTGGGATTACCGGTGAATCGCTTGGAGGTATTGCAGATCATGATGTCAACTTTATATTGAATAAGATTATTAACTTCATTAACTAACCTTAGCAGCATACAGGAATGCACGCATGGTTTGCTGCTTTTGTGGACACAAGGTATAGTGTCATTGTTCCTATAATCGGTGTTCAGGTTCAAATACAATTATTGTGTATAAATTTATAGGTATAAATACTGCACATAATTTTATGATTTCCTCTGTGTAAAGCTGTATCCTTTCTATGGCTAGGGATTCCGGTGGGCCATTGATAACAACAAGTGGCAGGCTAGGGTGAATAGCATAAAACCTTTATTTGAAGGTGGGATTCTATGCACTatgtctctctctttttttaaggGAACAGGAGGTGCAAGGCACCTATTGACTAATGTAAATAAAATAGCATCACTTTgtgaaaggaaggagaagaagaaagaggaaaaggAAAATGAATATATTACAGCAAGTGTAGCCAGTCAAAATAGCAGGAATGCACTATCTCTTTGTATCACCTATTTGAGCGTTGATGCTTGTGCCATTGGAATAATGTAGCATTCTAGGCATTGAATAATGTAGCCAGTCATAATGCTCTCCTTTTTCCTTTTGTTTGTACAGTTGTTTCTTTGGTTATAATAAAATTTTATAGTGGGGGCTTCACCTGTTGTATTTATGGTTCAAAAGAATGTAGCATTATGGCTGGAATTTGTTATATTTATTTCAAACCATTTGCATGTgattgtttattttgttttttctgTTATTTGCTCTTGTAGAAGCAAGAATTGACTTAGGAAAGAGCGAAATAGATACACAAGTTGTTGAAAAGGTGAGTGTTTAGTTTATTTGACTCATTATTTCTGACGTGTAATTTATGAACATTTTTACCATTGTTTTACATATTTTACCAGGTTTGGGAAAAGATAGCACCAGGTCTGGACTCGCAAATTGATGCCCCCTATTCACTTCCTTTGCTTGCACCGCGGCCGCTGCTCCTTCTAAATGGTAAGTGCCAGCATATTTGTTGCTGAATGTTTTTGTTTGGCCAATACTACTTCCATAAGTATTAAGACAGTCCTCACCTTTCTTCCATGTGTCAGCACCTGTTTGTGTGAGGGTTGAAAGTTGGAACATCTAATCTGCATTAATTTGGGTTTCATGATTGGGCCAGAGAACTATATTTAGCGCTTGGCCCCGAAGCTAGCATAATAACTCAGTAGTtaatacatactccctccattccaaattataagttgttttggcttttctagaattctaggtacatagcttttgctatgtatctaaacatagcGCATatgtaggtgcatagcaaaagttttgtatttagaaaagccaaaccgacttataatttggaatggaaggagcaagtcattttagctttgtcctaagttaaACTTCTCTAGTTTTGACCTCATATGCACAAACATCTATACATCAAATGAAATTCATTAGATACgccatgaaatatattttgatagTCCATTTATTTCATATTGTTGATGTTGATATATTGttttataaacttggtcaaaattaGACAAGTTTGACTTAGGAGAAAACTAAAATAACTTACAATTTGAAGTAGAGGGACTAGGATATTTTCTGATGTTTGTACTTAATTTGCCCATAGGCGCTAAAGACCCTCGTTGCCCAATAAGTGGTTTAGAAGAAGCTACTTCAAGAGCTGCTAAGGCTTATGAAGAATCTGGTTGTGCGGAGAAGTTCATGGTACCGTGCATACTACTGTCTCTTCCCACCTTTCTTTACATCACTTTTGCTAATTCAGAATCATaaagatttaattttgttttgaATAATCATCATCTAACACTATTATAGTCTTAAAGAAGAGTTTGGAGAGTTGTAGCATACCTAAATCTAGGCCCAAATTAAAAG
The nucleotide sequence above comes from Miscanthus floridulus cultivar M001 chromosome 18, ASM1932011v1, whole genome shotgun sequence. Encoded proteins:
- the LOC136521171 gene encoding uncharacterized protein isoform X2, with product MATRWRAVSTARTLSDTSTPHRGAARTGTCTARRARGAGYISPPMLPRRAIIAPTLAAALALAAMWRPGRLLAGSVDDLAHVPVSGRERGGYLTMQQGTRSKYNKPRLPSLTPTPSSRDATTAAAGAAFPGREMAASAADADAGAGLRSEFLQVLLSRRRDLHVPLSVEQGSPVKNPLYQKPLSPNEANPMKSCPSKEVENFKEKLVEENFYLITELGEQGRVPVLLLKLNDPVPKRKPAIVFLHSSYKCKEWLRPLLEAYASRGYICVAIDSRYHGERASKETTYIDALKSAWRNGDTMPFIFDTVWDLIKLGDHLSEREDIDPCRIGITGESLGAYRNARMVCCFCGHKGFRWAIDNNKWQARVNSIKPLFEEARIDLGKSEIDTQVVEKVWEKIAPGLDSQIDAPYSLPLLAPRPLLLLNGAKDPRCPISGLEEATSRAAKAYEESGCAEKFMFTAEPGIGHQMTVDMVKAASEWFDRFL
- the LOC136521171 gene encoding uncharacterized protein isoform X1, which gives rise to MATRWRAVSTARTLSDTSTPHRGAARTGTCTARRARGAGYISPPMLPRRAIIAPTLAAALALAAMWRPGRLLAGSVDDLAHVPVSGRERGGYLTMQQGTRSKYNKPRLPSLTPTPSSRDATTAAAGAAFPGREMAASAADADAGAGLRSEFLQVLLSRRRDLHVPLSVEQGSPVKNPLYQKPLSPNEANPMKSCPSKEVENFKEKLVEENFYLITELGEQGRVPVLLLKLNDPVPKRKPAIVFLHSSYKCKEWLRPLLEAYASRGYICVAIDSRYHGERASKETTYIDALKSAWRNGDTMPFIFDTVWDLIKLGDHLSEREDIDPCRIGITGESLGGMHAWFAAFVDTRYSVIVPIIGVQGFRWAIDNNKWQARVNSIKPLFEEARIDLGKSEIDTQVVEKVWEKIAPGLDSQIDAPYSLPLLAPRPLLLLNGAKDPRCPISGLEEATSRAAKAYEESGCAEKFMFTAEPGIGHQMTVDMVKAASEWFDRFL